acattattacttcaactaagtatttattttataaaacaataatatttaagtaaataaagatTAGTTGAATactaaattagaattttataataattataaataatttagtgtcagatttattgataataggATCTgtgacattaatataaattgctattataaataatatacaagtgtATTAGCTActgaaaaaatcttttttaattctattaatcAAGAAAtgcattgtatatttgtatttaaaccaaaatttaatttaagtggttaatatatatttctataaatcttAAGAAACtgtaaagataaaattaaaacatacattttttttattaattgttttgaaataatagtttttatttagttattaagaagatatttttataaaaaagtaaacagtTAAATGTGGATACAtgtaacttatttatatttaataatataataatcaacaatacttattttgttttttaaaatttattttagataaattccattaaacatttatcatgACTTGCAACTGTGTGGATGCTCCTGTTCCTCCGTTGTTTGGCGTTCAAACTTTATTTGCTGCTCAACATACTTCAGAGTCTTGTGGTGCTAATGGTTTACCATTAACTCCTAATTCtattacaattttaggaaATGCTCAAAAACTTAAGACTTTAAATCATCCAAATTTAGTGTCACATTTGGATTTTATTCGGAAACAGCATGGCCGCATCATTTTGGTCTCTCAATATTTTAACCGATCTCTATGGACTGAATCAAAAAACTTTTCATTACTAATACCATTAGAGAAAGTACTAAGTTGGACTCATAAAGTATTATCTGCATTgacttatttaaacaataatggtTTAGTACATCGATTTTTAACTcctcaatacatattattagatgAAGAAGATAatgttaaactatttaattatgggatttattatatgacaaatagtggtaaaaatattacttttccTATtggaaaacttaaatatactgCACCTGAAGTATTAGTTCTCGATAGAGCTTCAAATAAATCTGGTCCTAAAACAGATTCCTGGTCATTgggtattattgttttagaattGTTGTTGGGAGCACAACTTTGGCCAACACTTAAGCTTAGTCAGATaattcgtaaaatattatcgttaacACATTGTACTGATGTTGTGATGAGACTTGCTCGTGAAATGGGTCGTTTGACTATTTATCAGTCATTACCTACTGAATTGAAAGACTTTCTCagtaaatgtatttgtatggATGCTACTAAAAGAATGTGCCCAAAAGAATTATATGATCATAAGATATTTTCTCTTTATgagtattcaaaaatattatcaaataaatgttattcatGTAAACATCCATTGCGTCAAATGAAACTGAACCAAGTCTATTATTTATGGAAACTTGCTGGTGGAGATGTTGAATgggcattaaaaaaaaaaggcttATTAAGAAATGAATCatctattttacttttacctCGACTGATCATTCTTGAAGGAACATTGTATGGTAATACACGTAACCAAAGTTGTTTACTAGACTTACAGATAATTGAGCTATCTTTAGACCTATTGGTAAATAGGCTTCAACATCTAAAAATAACAGATTATGATCCTTTAATTGATCAAATTAAAGAATGCGATGATACTACTGATAAGTTACCGCTAGTCATTCGTGAAAAAGACACTGAATATCAGTTTCATCGAATTGTCTTGTTTGATCGTTTATTATCATCTTTTCCTTTCAAATTGGACAAATTAATCACTGAAGCAAAGAAAGATATTCCGCCATATTTCAGAGGAGAAATTTGGGCATGTTTGTTGAATGTTTGCGGTGATACAGAAAACACTTATTTGTCAATAGATAAAGAAACTGCTGGTGTAACAGATAGACAAATCGAAGTTGATATACCAAGATGCCATCAATATAATGATCTATTGTCGTCTTCAGTagctcataaaaaattaaaaagagttTTAAAAGCATGGCTTGTTAGTCATCCCGAATATGTTTATTGGCAAGGATTAGATTCATTGTGTGCaccatttgtttatttaaacttttgcaAAGAACATGTAGCCTATGCATGTTTAACGGCATtcgtgaaaaaatatttaaatgatgtatttttacGTGACAACTCTGCTGTTATTcgagaatatttaataaaattatttcatttaattgcaTTTCATGATCCACAATTAGCAAATCACTTGGATGACAAAGGTTTCATACCAGATTTATTTGCTATACCTTGGTTTTTAACAATGTTTTCCCATGTGTTTCccatgcataaaatatttcatctttGGGATAAACTCTTACTAGGTGATTCGTCATATCCGTTGTTTGTAGGATTATCAATCCTTACTCAGTTACGCAGTACCCTATTAAATTCTGGGTTTAAtgagtgtatattattgttttcggaCTTACCAGAAGTGGACATCGAGAAGTGCGTTTTAGAATCATCTAAGTTTAGTGACGTAACACCAAGGTCAATTACATTTAGAAAACATGAGTTCAGAACTGAAACTCGAGAGCATGATCcatgtttaatttatgaaatattgcaAAATGAATTTAGTCCTAGAATAAGTGTTTATGATTTGCAAGAATTAAAAAAGTCCAGCCATAAATTTTTGGTTGTGGACTCGAGAGCACAAGAATGTTACATAGAAAAGAGTATACCGGGTAGTTTAAATATTCCTGTTAAGGAAGAAGACTTTGCCgatgaaaattttgatttagagCCTAGCCCAGAATTAAGTGCCTTAGTTAATAATAGAGGTAGTGTATTAATAGTGGTTGACAatgataatgaattaaataaagttaacaaGTTTTGTAGATTTTTGGTGAAAAAAGAATACCCAAAAGTATGCAGTTTGCATGGAGGTATTGAGGTGTtagaaacttttaatattttggtaccagctatactattttgattcatcatagaaatattattttatgtattttattttaattcaaatacgaatttaaataataattgttattttttgtatagtattaagttttattttttttttattgtgttatactCCGAGTATATAtgaagatttaatatttttaattatgaaatttatattatatattattgagtgTGTTTATTGTTAATGTTAATTGCAATTTATGtcccattaaaaaatattatatttatacacgtttatcataaatattatttatttataaatacagataaaaacgttataaacgttaaaataatttaccaatatgtatcattattattactattgtatattattatttattaatatacttattgaaatgtgtaaaaatatttcatgttcttatgttcaatattttgaataactacTTTTAATagcttaacatttttgaaaaataatatttgaattattgacaatatttggttcattcattatattttatatgttttaatatataagaaattgatttaattctaattttgagtatattataatatgtaacaattaGTAAgttcaaagaaaaaattattagaatagtgattttatttgtatacaggTCAATTtcatttgcattttttaatatttaactcgatgtattaaaacattaaaacatttatattagatgtacatttaaataacttataatattaattttttaaaactttttcagtgatattttataactaattataactaaatatattatatattgtaaagattgaattatttaattaacttggtacctaagatattttatacttaatcatcatttttatgtaatttacctGGCTGTACCttgagttataatttttatttaacatatttattttttttgtaatgtctTTCTTCACAAAACTtgtaagcatataatatatatttttcaatttttcatattcattattcatgtttatattaatcatattaatctaatttgaatgaatttggttaatattttatatgttgtaaaaatgttatttgtcaAATTATCAAGTTcctttaaatctaaaataaatgtttatttgttgttaaCTTTCATGTTTCTTTAAAAACCTATTTGTTATTCAACTGCGTtaagtaattacttattaccataatatattttatttaattttaataacattttttttattattattgtatttaatagttattatataatctacaaaataaatgttctgtttcattattaatttcaagtttattaacttaactttaactGTTGAACACTTTCATCCCCTCATAtttaatactacctatataacagtgatatttttaatattgttcacaCAACTGCTGCCTATTGTAGTAgactataacaataaaattagtacctataaagtGTAATACCACATgtctatttatgtataatttatattaatattaatatatttgtatttttaaacagcTGTGAATTGTGATAGTgtgattgtattttgtaaattaaatttatacctattttaccattttgacgagattattaaattattcaataaaatgcaaattctgtatttttttttattttttattataataccaataataatgcGACTTAtgtaaatacgtattataagtactataatttctataatcgTCCTGTACGTATAATCCGGATTAAGATTTTTGAGGCactgttatgaaaaaaaaaaatcgtctttattaataattttatacctatctataatggctaataatacaattatagtttttttttttcataaaacaataaaccatTAAATGCAACtcgtacaaaaattaaacgtttttttaGGTTTTGCTGAAGTAATTTCTTTGGTAGACATTACATCGTATAAATTTCCGATTAcgccgataataataatattaaccccttcctcaaaaaaaaaaaagaaattcagAACTATTATTCAGTGTTTTAAAAAgtctattttttgttttcaaacacATACAACTACAGCTATTTAATGAtacgtactataatattatacattcaataaGTTATCTTTGCgcctaggtattataaaaaacgtaaaatccACAGGCCTCTGAAATATCTCAAATTCCGGGGCCCGGGGGTCGTGCCTCCCCTGGCCAACCCTTAATCCGGGGGCTTGTGTACACgcgtcataaaaatatattatacgcgtgtGTCGTGCTCGCGTTCGGCCCGGGAGTGGTGCCGGTCATATGGCCGAGAAAATCAATAAGCATGTGCGCGACCGCGTTGAACGGAATAGTTCTCTGCTGGCACGCTGCGGCGTAACAAccgaaataatacatagtaaagCTGCGGACCGGTAGGTTATGCCCGCTGACAAATTATTGTGCTGACGCTTTTCGGAACCGTCAAAACAAACCGTAACGTCgtcgttaattattatatcgcgTGTTCAtcgtagttatattttatggtttttttatgcGCGAGTGTTCGTCGCCACGCAGAGCCCGTCCGGCAGTCGACCGAGATCGGCCGGTACACGGAGCGACATGACCGCTTCGCTACAGCTGCTTTCCTGTCGTTTTCCCGGACAGAAACCGTCGGCGAGATCGACGATGACctacaacaataatactacgtcgctataatattacatatacccATCGGGTTTTCGCGTGTCCTTGTTAGCTGCCGCCAAAGGATCGCGTTCATGCCAGGCGAGCCATGAGGCTTATCATTCCATGTCATGGTGGTAGTGAGAGTACAAAAAGCCCGAGTATTTCGCTACACGCCGACCGCAAAGATCTGGGCATGGACCATCAAGGTGCTTCCGTTCGTTTTAGTGCTGATCGTCGTTTTCGCCATGTGCTTCTTAGCTGTAACTCGCGtgagtcttttttttttttttgtaaatttttcatttatactcACGTCGCAGACTCGGTCTACGAAACTTaacgtatatttatttgaaaaaaaatatacgttaattgttattagttcATAAATTTGAACTGGTAGCGTAACAATGTTTACTTTCGTGATGGGGTGGATCAAGccttcaaatatatttttataacgttttaatttCTTACACGAAGTGataaatagatacctatattggttttacaatgacaATGGTTTTTTTGTACTCATATAAGtagtaaaaatacttcaaaattcttagtattttaatgattatcgCACAGATAGTCCTTCCCTCcccctaaaaaaaaacaatataaaaaatggtaatatttaatgtttatgcaATACCAGTTTTCAAACATATACACACCTATCATCATAATGACATAATGTAtacttgatttataaaatgtttgtttttaagtcaaagtttatcaatttaatacaaactggttttttcataaaaatgtttagttatgttcctatacctacctagttatatgtgtatattatatattatagtttataataataaattgctatagaaaataaaaaacttcaaaaactaAAGTATTCATTATTCAGCCCTTATTTTTGGTCGACATTTAAGTGTTATGAGCTTTGTgagcattattattgttaattccGAGTAGGTACTTGGAGTGTccaattaacatttttcaaagtaaaaaaCCGTTGTAAATAATGACTACGTTTTGTTTATACGGTACAAACATGAAACAGTAcctacattgtttttttttatttatatataatattgtataatgtatacgggTTGAACTCGATTCAAAATATCTTGAAGCTAAAGGACAAACTACAATTtagagaattaaaaaaattaacgattaaataaataattaagaacattacattgaaataatatagctaataatagttatattaacaaGTAGTAAAAAccgtatagtaataataataataataataataataataataataaatttaatgaaaaatgattgGAAAGCTTTATCATCCCATACTGtaagaattgttttttatataatgtataaaacaaatcgATAATTATCTgcgtagttttatattttaaagattcgatataatttgtagaatttttttcatttctgcatattttatgcatttacttaaacaaacattttagtatGAATGATTTTACAGGCTCCAGCTTTACAAAAACGAAATTCTTTGAAAGCCAACAGTTTACAAGTGGCAAAATTAAAACCAgatgtaagtattttttagtaaataaagtatagctattaatataattttagaattaaaacttatttagttcgctaaaataatataatgattttcttaaaaaattagcCAGCTAGCAGTGTACAAAATAAAGATTTCCAGTTAGAACGTTTGTTGAAGTCTAAACCGCCAAACCTTCATTTGTTCGTCACTCAGTTAAAGAACGAAGCTAACGGATACTGTATGGGAAAATTAGCAGAGTTACACAGAAATGCAGAGAAGGCAAATGTTATTTCAGAACGATTAGAGCCATGTCGACCAAAACCATGGTGTCCAAAAATACCACCAGTGTTATGTAAGTATATCTATGGtcgcaattttataaattaacgagttgaaaattaaaattaaatcaaatcgaTAAGTTAAGTACTTAACTATAGttacttttttgatttttcgaaaaaaaaaacttttaatttaatatctacgTTACTTTTGTAACacataagtatacctatacatattatagttgttaactcaaattaatattttatatacaagagCATTAAAATTaggttacatttttaaataaaacattcgtttatagtaattttgtgtttgagaaatttttttcttggcATTGTTAGTTACGAAGTCGCTAGAGCTGCTTTCATATTACTGATTTCGaagaattattagttataaatattaaaacatccaAGACAATACgagacatttataaattataataatgtatattcattaacatatatatatattatcctaaCAGTTTTTTAAgttcgtaaaaataattttaattttaagaattaattatcatCGAATCCACTAATCGGGGaacgattaaaaatttactcaagttttataataataattaaatttcatactgTTTTAAACCTCACATTCCATTCGAAATACTATTACTCTGTCATCATTTGATTTCCATCTTATAAAcatccatattattttttcgaatatGGATATTTCAATGTACCAatctagtacctacttatttagcTAGTTGGGATGCAAGTGTATAATTTGACCAATGACACTTATCAGTTTATCACGTTTCAAAACATTAGAATATGCGTAACGGACCTATCGAAcgtgtaatgtgtattttgtttgaatttttgaatataaaattgtagacGGTGCTGAGAAATTGGATAGCGTTGCTGTTAATATGACCGAAGAGGAAATCGTGGACGCAGTTGGATCAATGGGCGTGGGCGGTTCTTGGGCACCGGATGATTGTAAAGCTAGACACTCAGTGTGCATCATCATACCTTACAGGGACAGAAAGGATCATTTATGGACATTGTTGTACAGGCTCATACCGGTATTGAAAAGACAACAGTtggatttcaaaatatttgtcgTCGAACAGGTATAAGAAACGAATGACTACGCTACGAAACTTGTAAGCTAGGagtatctgtataatatgttagtatgATTATTGAGTATTAAGTGTCTGCGCAACTGAGCAACTCTCTAATAtatgcttattattaattatttggaatttaaacttcatttctataataatttatattaattagtaagtaATCgggttttttcttttactattttattacattgcaGCGCATCACTGTGTGCATATTATGCGATCGATAAAATGTACGAGGGGATTACagacaaattttaatacaatttgtttttgtttgatataattaaaagtaagagTGTTaacttttggaaaaatatttatatttttataacatttaatgctTATTGGCATAGGATGCGATGTTTGCAGGACCGCGTGTTCAAGGGGGTTCAGCCCCCTATCGTTGGCTTTTTGCATCTAGGTCATTAATATCAATAGGTTTTAtagaattgataaaataagttttcttCTGTAAGAATCCTgaagtataatgtaaaaatcaaaaaactataattaataaacactttttatgattaaaatttttgtataaatacaatgatttttttatagtattcatatttttttcataattctcTGAAGAAATCTTGAACATGGGTCTGGATGTTAGTTAGGTtacatttaggtatatttgatttattattccaaataaatttgatttctttCTCATCATAGCTACGACACATGTTTTCTATCTCTTTGTACATACTTGCAATTGTTATAGTatacagtatttattattattaaatataaaaaaataataatgttcagccatttgttaaaaaatgtagtaaatagtttatagagatttaatatttttacaactgaCATCATAAAACGTTTGTCTCTATATAGGTCAGCAATGCAACGTTCAATAAAGGTGCAATTATGAATGCAGCTTTTTTAACGATTTACCGAACTTACGGCCTACGAGGTGAAGGTGATTGGCATAAAGGTTTATACGGCTGTTATGTCTTCCATGACGTGGACATGTTGCCAGAGGACGACAGAAACATGTACAGTTGTCCAGAATTTCCCAGACATCTGTCAGTGGCCgtcaatgaatttaaatatcagtAAGCATGCATTATagtatacacttatatataatatattatgatcataGGTCATAAGAattcaaatcattattatcCATATGTATgaagtgtaataaaaaatattgaaacacaataatataaaatatcaaaataaatacatttaataagttaaatttaacattgacaattataacttaaataataatatttaataaacccATTTAAGATGGAAAGATTATCGTTGAGAAATTGAAATTCTTTTGCTCTGTTCTTTTGTTCCATTTTTAACTTGATGCATCAAATCTGCATTGTACGTTTTTTCTACGTTATTTACCCAATGTCATCTAATTATCGTGTAATTTtcggttattacttattattgtacttcattttaactataccgactaaaatttttgaagtatATGTCTTTTGTTTGAGAAAagactattattttatgagaatAGGTGTATTCATTaagttactatatatataaaatattagattaaataatatacaacatagagtttgtgttaaatattaatcatcgtCGTAAGAGACAGGAGTTATCAGTGTCATATTATGTTAGGAGCAAATCTTGTGGCAAGCCGGGTTCATAGGGATTTGTTTTTGATCCAAGTACATGTAGTACCGGAAGTACATGTCTTAAAACGTAACTAAGTTTTGTCATTGTATGTAAGCACATAACATTTCATGCTACGCGTGGTGTATTGCTGGTAAGATTGTATACATTAACTTGTCGGAACGTTTATCGTAAACTATTACAAACCGTTTaatcacattaaaaattttaaataaacggaGTAACTGGAGGAAGCATACATGCAATTGATATACAGCGGAAAACGTAtagcataatatgataatttagtCATACAGGTACCACAATGTTACTAAAATCAAATtaggtattgaaaaaatacgaAACGTTTTTaccgaatattattatgaatcgaAAAATACGCCGCAAGTATAAAACCGTCATTCCGTCATTGATTTTATCTGTGTGCGAAAAATACTTTcctacgtaatattatatctatcgtGCGTCCCTGTTttagcttttaaaaatattcacgaTCGGTTGGTTTTATAGTGGGTACATTAATGTCCAATATAAAACTAGAAAAGGTCAGAGAATAAGTATACGAACCAATACGCATTAcccatcataaaaataatgatggcAACGTCATCGTCGACCCAATTATTAGATTAACTACCTATACTGCGCCGTCTGTTTGATAGTGATACGTGAcgggtattaatataaatttgataatgtgcatatgtatttatatataagctTTTATAAAGGTACTCTAATTGGCGTCGGATAGTATAAATGGTATATCGAAAGAGCCAATATAGGATTAACGCCCTCGCAGACTTTCAACGTTggcatataaaattacattgttgAAGTATGTAGGCacgtaataataactataatacgtaTGATATGTATTGCTTACTGTTGAGcaataaatgttatgtaatCGTTAATCGTAAAAAATAGGATTACTTCCAAGTATAACTACGCgctcaaaatatattgatggtataatatatattatatttctatggtACGTcacagtttataatatgtcgGATATTGCGACGAGGATAATACCaggaaattgatttttacgaattttaaattcatgagGAAAACTTAaagaattaacttttattggtcttaaataatactattatgtttttgtttcttCTTTTTGTAATGAATCATATTTTGGATAggagttttcaaaaatagtgGCACaggatattattttgttatttttccaCTTAATTTTCCGGGGGCAGGATTTTGGTCAACCGTATAATTGCATGTGGACTAAGGCTACATTTTTTGAGATTCTTTAAATTATGGTGAAAATCATTTCAGAATTTGATTTTGCAGTTTTTGAGTACAccgaaaacaaataaaacgcGCGATTTctctttatagttatttatatagacgtcatacatacatacatagtgGATGTAATCtcatataattaactatattttattaaaataactaaacgaTTTAACAGTTTTGTAAAGTAATTGagtaaatgtattgaaaatcaaattcttttaaaagtttaaacaatattttttttgaatgatttaattttatttataatattttttcactcaTAAacgtacaaaaatgtttaataatacctatactaggTTGAATGaaacattacaattttaaattagtaaaatatacaaaattagttttagCCAACAAGCTAGcaaaaagtaaaatgaaaaaattatttggaaagtatttaaatacgtgacaagtattatttgtatttgttcttaaaagtattttaaatattttcctgaacggatgtatttatatctgtttttaaatacaattttagaagTATCTTTTACAAGACTGTAATTTTAtaggaattttaaatttaaaattgaaattaaaaatgttttacaatattagaaaattaaaactgaaatatagttatattttagacaaagttatattaaataagtacattattatatatatatattatacctaatatatgttCTACTAGCTGTATaatcatgatatattttttttttgctaacaAATATAAAGATTACCCTACCACAAATTGGTTGGCGGAGTGTTCAACATAAGACCGGATCATTATTTACTTGTCAACGGTTACTCAAATCTATTTTGGGGTTGGGGTGGCGAAGATGACGATATGGgatataggtaagtactttatattagatatttataagtatacatgcAAAATGTAAGTtcagtattgtattattatatgttgtatGCTCATTATAGTTAATGGCGCAactatgaatttttttgagaGGATGGATGGTAAAgtggtaaatatattagaatatcaTATGATGTTAACAGTACAATATAGCGTACACCAACCTATACCGATAAAACGAATGACacgtacaattatattttgacatgAAGTTATGTATGGCGAATGCGAAATGGTGCATACGCGTGTAGGCACTCGCATACATTTgtgattaata
The DNA window shown above is from Aphis gossypii isolate Hap1 chromosome 2, ASM2018417v2, whole genome shotgun sequence and carries:
- the LOC114120143 gene encoding TBC domain-containing protein kinase-like protein, with product MTCNCVDAPVPPLFGVQTLFAAQHTSESCGANGLPLTPNSITILGNAQKLKTLNHPNLVSHLDFIRKQHGRIILVSQYFNRSLWTESKNFSLLIPLEKVLSWTHKVLSALTYLNNNGLVHRFLTPQYILLDEEDNVKLFNYGIYYMTNSGKNITFPIGKLKYTAPEVLVLDRASNKSGPKTDSWSLGIIVLELLLGAQLWPTLKLSQIIRKILSLTHCTDVVMRLAREMGRLTIYQSLPTELKDFLSKCICMDATKRMCPKELYDHKIFSLYEYSKILSNKCYSCKHPLRQMKLNQVYYLWKLAGGDVEWALKKKGLLRNESSILLLPRLIILEGTLYGNTRNQSCLLDLQIIELSLDLLVNRLQHLKITDYDPLIDQIKECDDTTDKLPLVIREKDTEYQFHRIVLFDRLLSSFPFKLDKLITEAKKDIPPYFRGEIWACLLNVCGDTENTYLSIDKETAGVTDRQIEVDIPRCHQYNDLLSSSVAHKKLKRVLKAWLVSHPEYVYWQGLDSLCAPFVYLNFCKEHVAYACLTAFVKKYLNDVFLRDNSAVIREYLIKLFHLIAFHDPQLANHLDDKGFIPDLFAIPWFLTMFSHVFPMHKIFHLWDKLLLGDSSYPLFVGLSILTQLRSTLLNSGFNECILLFSDLPEVDIEKCVLESSKFSDVTPRSITFRKHEFRTETREHDPCLIYEILQNEFSPRISVYDLQELKKSSHKFLVVDSRAQECYIEKSIPGSLNIPVKEEDFADENFDLEPSPELSALVNNRGSVLIVVDNDNELNKVNKFCRFLVKKEYPKVCSLHGGIEVLETFNILVPAILF
- the LOC114120142 gene encoding beta-1,4-N-acetylgalactosaminyltransferase bre-4-like → MVVVRVQKARVFRYTPTAKIWAWTIKVLPFVLVLIVVFAMCFLAVTRAPALQKRNSLKANSLQVAKLKPDPASSVQNKDFQLERLLKSKPPNLHLFVTQLKNEANGYCMGKLAELHRNAEKANVISERLEPCRPKPWCPKIPPVLYGAEKLDSVAVNMTEEEIVDAVGSMGVGGSWAPDDCKARHSVCIIIPYRDRKDHLWTLLYRLIPVLKRQQLDFKIFVVEQVSNATFNKGAIMNAAFLTIYRTYGLRGEGDWHKGLYGCYVFHDVDMLPEDDRNMYSCPEFPRHLSVAVNEFKYQLPYHKLVGGVFNIRPDHYLLVNGYSNLFWGWGGEDDDMGYRLEQVGLPITRPPERLARYTMVKHVKRKPLAHAIRLKLVHTSQKRYRADGLNTLKYEVFRVDTEKLYTRILVGVGDMPEYVRSFEVSRRSTSSQNKRWK